In a genomic window of Calderihabitans maritimus:
- a CDS encoding MBL fold metallo-hydrolase, whose amino-acid sequence MPEEKPHPENFIKFLGTGGARFVQLKQLRSSGGTWIKLGDTNLMLDPGPGTLVRCWGSRPPLDPSQLDGVILSHRHLDHSNDLNVMVEAMTEGGFSPGGVVFAPADALEGPEPILFGYLRPFLDAIYYLKEGEVYRIKEVEIATPVRHDHPVETYGIKLSYQNLTVSFITDTRYFSKLQEVYKAEILVLNVTFVKPRHTDLAFHLSYEEVEPIINSIRPKIAVLTHFGSSMLMAKPWELANKLEKKTGVRTMAAYDGMLLSLDEFLRD is encoded by the coding sequence ATGCCGGAAGAAAAACCTCATCCGGAAAATTTTATTAAATTTCTTGGTACCGGAGGCGCCAGGTTTGTTCAGTTGAAACAACTGCGGTCTTCGGGAGGAACATGGATCAAACTCGGCGACACAAACCTTATGCTGGATCCGGGACCGGGAACTCTTGTGCGTTGCTGGGGCAGTCGCCCGCCATTGGATCCTTCGCAGCTGGACGGGGTTATCTTGAGTCACCGCCATCTTGACCATTCTAATGATCTTAATGTTATGGTGGAAGCCATGACGGAAGGTGGTTTTAGCCCTGGGGGGGTCGTCTTTGCCCCTGCGGATGCGTTAGAAGGACCCGAACCGATTCTTTTTGGATATCTGCGTCCTTTTCTGGATGCTATTTATTACCTTAAAGAGGGGGAAGTTTACCGGATTAAAGAAGTGGAGATTGCCACACCTGTTCGGCATGATCACCCGGTAGAAACTTACGGAATAAAGCTGTCCTATCAGAATTTAACGGTATCATTCATTACTGATACCCGCTACTTTTCTAAACTACAGGAAGTATATAAAGCTGAGATTCTCGTGCTTAATGTAACCTTTGTAAAACCCCGCCATACGGACCTTGCCTTCCATCTTTCTTATGAAGAAGTAGAACCAATTATTAACTCCATTCGGCCTAAAATTGCCGTTTTAACCCATTTTGGCAGTAGTATGCTTATGGCTAAACCTTGGGAATTGGCCAATAAACTGGAGAAAAAGACAGGTGTCAGGACGATGGCGGCTTACGATGGGATGCTGCTTTCTTTGGACGAGTTTCTACGGGACTGA
- a CDS encoding metallophosphoesterase — protein MKVFGLGDLHLSFSQPVNPPHWEDVKEHKPMGCFGSLWERHYQRIFANWQATVSDEDVVLVPGDISWAMKLGEAVHDLEFLGKLAGKIIMVQGNHDYWWQGISKVRKALPPNAWALQNDHVKIGKTAVCGTRGWLCPNDNDFSEHDEKIYRRELLRLRMSLESVPSGVERVVVMMHYMPTNDRHEESGFIELMREFGIAVCVYGHLHGEGLLKRLPEKKWGIRFFLVSADFLEFKPRFLWEE, from the coding sequence ATGAAAGTTTTTGGTCTAGGCGATTTACATTTGTCTTTCAGCCAGCCCGTCAATCCCCCTCATTGGGAAGACGTAAAAGAACATAAACCCATGGGTTGTTTTGGCAGCCTGTGGGAGAGACATTATCAAAGAATATTTGCTAACTGGCAGGCTACCGTCAGTGATGAAGATGTGGTGCTGGTGCCGGGCGATATCTCCTGGGCGATGAAACTGGGTGAGGCAGTACATGACTTAGAATTTTTAGGTAAACTGGCAGGGAAAATTATTATGGTACAGGGAAACCACGATTACTGGTGGCAGGGGATAAGTAAAGTGCGCAAAGCCTTGCCTCCAAATGCATGGGCCCTGCAGAACGACCATGTAAAGATAGGAAAGACGGCTGTCTGTGGCACTAGAGGTTGGCTCTGCCCCAACGATAACGACTTCTCCGAGCATGATGAAAAAATTTATCGGCGGGAATTGTTACGCCTGAGGATGTCTCTGGAGAGCGTACCTTCAGGAGTAGAAAGAGTAGTGGTGATGATGCACTACATGCCTACTAATGACCGCCATGAAGAAAGTGGTTTCATCGAACTGATGCGCGAATTCGGCATAGCGGTTTGTGTATACGGCCACCTGCACGGCGAAGGATTGTTAAAAAGACTTCCGGAGAAGAAATGGGGCATCAGGTTTTTTCTGGTCAGTGCAGATTTCTTGGAATTTAAACCTCGTTTTCTCTGGGAAGAGTAG
- a CDS encoding metallophosphoesterase family protein, with amino-acid sequence MRLAVFADVHANIYALQSVLKDIEKRHVDKIICAGDLVGYAPFPNEVIELIQSMDIPTVMGNYDDGVGFHRIQCGCDYKDEHARMLGEKSILWTKKNTTEANKEFLRSLPKEIWFKAGGYRCLVVHGSPRRLNEYLYEDTPEDYLKALLEEFNVDVLICGHTHKPYHRRIQGRHVINVGSVGRPKHGDPQAVYALVEITGEVKVIFYKVDYDYDKTAKAIEESELPDELAEVIRWGRE; translated from the coding sequence TTGCGATTGGCGGTGTTTGCCGACGTACACGCTAATATTTATGCCTTACAGTCCGTTTTAAAAGATATAGAAAAAAGGCATGTAGATAAAATAATTTGTGCCGGAGATCTAGTTGGCTATGCTCCGTTTCCTAACGAAGTTATAGAGCTGATACAAAGCATGGATATTCCCACGGTAATGGGCAACTATGACGATGGAGTAGGCTTTCACCGGATCCAGTGCGGTTGTGATTACAAGGATGAGCATGCCCGGATGCTGGGGGAAAAGTCTATCCTTTGGACCAAAAAAAATACTACAGAAGCCAATAAAGAGTTTTTACGCAGCCTGCCCAAAGAAATCTGGTTTAAGGCAGGCGGATACCGCTGTCTGGTGGTACACGGGAGTCCGCGGCGTCTCAATGAGTACCTTTACGAAGATACCCCGGAAGATTACCTGAAGGCTTTACTAGAGGAATTTAATGTCGATGTATTGATTTGCGGTCACACTCACAAGCCTTATCACCGCCGGATACAGGGAAGGCATGTAATAAATGTGGGGAGCGTTGGGAGGCCGAAGCACGGCGACCCGCAGGCGGTATATGCCCTCGTGGAAATTACGGGGGAGGTCAAGGTGATATTTTATAAGGTTGATTATGACTATGACAAAACGGCAAAAGCTATAGAAGAATCCGAACTGCCGGATGAATTGGCAGAAGTTATCCGCTGGGGGCGGGAATAA
- the moaC gene encoding cyclic pyranopterin monophosphate synthase MoaC, protein MSGLTHFDAQGRARMVDVSHKEDTVRVAVARGEIRVSRETFSRIKAGKIGKGDVLGVARLAGIMAMKKTSELIPLCHPIQITGTEVRFRLDEDESRVLIETWAKATGPTGVEMEALTGVSVAALTIYDMCKALDKEMIIGEIRLVEKSGGKSGDYFREGEEKWEE, encoded by the coding sequence GTGAGCGGGCTGACGCACTTTGATGCACAAGGAAGGGCGCGAATGGTAGATGTAAGCCACAAGGAAGATACCGTTCGCGTGGCAGTTGCGCGGGGAGAAATCAGGGTCAGCAGGGAGACTTTTTCCCGGATAAAGGCGGGTAAAATTGGCAAGGGGGACGTCCTGGGAGTAGCGAGACTAGCCGGGATAATGGCCATGAAAAAAACCAGTGAGCTCATCCCTCTTTGTCACCCTATCCAGATCACCGGTACCGAGGTCCGTTTTCGGCTGGATGAAGACGAGAGCAGGGTTTTAATTGAAACTTGGGCAAAAGCTACCGGCCCGACAGGGGTGGAGATGGAAGCTCTGACAGGAGTAAGCGTGGCGGCTCTGACTATATACGATATGTGCAAAGCTCTGGACAAAGAAATGATTATAGGAGAGATTCGTTTAGTAGAAAAAAGTGGTGGCAAGAGCGGTGATTACTTTCGGGAGGGAGAAGAAAAATGGGAAGAATAG
- a CDS encoding MOSC domain-containing protein — protein MGRIVAVSVSERKGQKKSNISRGELVPEFGLKGDAHAGPGNRQVSLLAMESIEKMRQRGLEVKPGDFAENITTEGIDLVSLPVGTKMRMGPTALVEVTQIGKQCHERCAIYYQAGDCVMPREGIFVRVIKGGYICPGDIIEVVEDD, from the coding sequence ATGGGAAGAATAGTGGCTGTATCTGTTTCCGAAAGGAAGGGACAGAAAAAATCTAATATTTCCAGAGGAGAGCTTGTGCCTGAATTTGGTCTGAAAGGCGATGCTCATGCCGGGCCCGGGAACCGGCAGGTTAGCCTGCTGGCCATGGAAAGCATTGAAAAGATGCGACAGCGGGGTCTGGAGGTTAAACCGGGGGACTTTGCGGAGAACATTACTACTGAGGGGATTGATCTGGTTTCCCTGCCGGTAGGGACTAAAATGCGCATGGGTCCTACGGCTTTGGTTGAAGTAACGCAGATTGGCAAGCAGTGCCATGAACGGTGCGCCATATATTACCAGGCGGGTGACTGTGTGATGCCCCGGGAAGGGATTTTTGTACGCGTGATTAAAGGAGGGTATATCTGTCCGGGTGACATTATTGAGGTGGTCGAGGATGATTAA
- a CDS encoding MogA/MoaB family molybdenum cofactor biosynthesis protein produces the protein MIKVGIITASDKGFQGKRKDESSEVIKRMIEKIGGRVEAYAILPDEKELLQEKLIDFCDRLGLDLVLTTGGTGFSPRDVTPEATQAVVERLVPGISEAMRRESMKKTPRAMLTRGISGIRGRTLIVNLPGSPKAVQECLEVILPAIPHGVEVLRGEVEECALVKPEQK, from the coding sequence ATGATTAAAGTAGGGATAATTACGGCTAGTGATAAGGGATTTCAGGGAAAGCGCAAGGATGAGAGCTCCGAGGTTATTAAAAGAATGATAGAGAAAATCGGCGGTCGGGTTGAAGCCTATGCGATACTGCCGGACGAGAAGGAGTTGCTGCAGGAGAAGTTGATAGATTTTTGTGATCGCCTGGGATTGGATTTGGTATTGACTACCGGGGGGACGGGATTTAGCCCTAGAGATGTTACTCCGGAAGCAACCCAGGCCGTAGTGGAAAGATTGGTACCTGGTATCAGTGAAGCCATGCGGAGGGAAAGTATGAAAAAGACCCCCAGAGCTATGCTGACCAGGGGAATTTCGGGCATCCGGGGGCGAACCCTCATTGTCAACCTGCCCGGCAGCCCGAAGGCAGTACAGGAATGCCTGGAGGTTATTCTACCGGCTATCCCTCACGGAGTGGAAGTGCTGCGGGGAGAGGTGGAGGAATGTGCTCTTGTTAAGCCGGAACAAAAGTGA
- a CDS encoding cysteine desulfurase family protein, which yields MREIYLDNSATTRVDPLVVEEMSRVMLENYGNPSSPHGLGVRAEKALSRARRQVASVLQVKPEEIYFTSGGTEANNWAIRGTAYQRRGRGRHLITSAIEHASVLHVFKELEKEGFEVTYLPVNQDGLVEPDTLEKALRPDTILVSIMYVNNEIGSVQPLESYSSILKEREGIVFHVDAVQGFGKLPIHPRDFFIDLLTISAHKLHGPKGVGALYVRDALQIKSLLVGGEQEGNRRAGTENVPGIVGLGKAAELAARRMEEKGDYLSRLKERLVRGLLKIPGTHFNSPGGAKGCPHILNVWFEGIDRGEVLVHMLENRGIYVSTRSACHSRRANPSHVLQAMKKKDEALTGAIRISLSYQNTEEEMEAAAEGITEAVKEFRELKGAG from the coding sequence ATGAGGGAGATTTACCTGGATAACAGCGCTACTACCCGAGTTGATCCGCTGGTGGTAGAGGAAATGAGCCGGGTCATGCTGGAGAATTACGGGAATCCCTCTTCGCCGCATGGTCTGGGGGTAAGAGCGGAGAAGGCCCTTTCCCGTGCTCGTCGCCAGGTAGCTTCAGTACTGCAGGTAAAACCGGAGGAAATCTATTTCACTTCAGGAGGCACGGAAGCAAATAACTGGGCCATTCGCGGTACGGCCTATCAGCGGCGGGGGAGGGGAAGGCATCTGATTACTTCAGCCATTGAACATGCCTCCGTTCTACATGTTTTTAAAGAACTGGAAAAAGAAGGCTTTGAGGTTACCTATCTGCCGGTTAACCAGGACGGGTTGGTGGAGCCGGATACCCTGGAAAAAGCTTTAAGGCCGGATACCATCCTGGTAAGTATAATGTACGTGAACAATGAAATAGGATCCGTGCAGCCGCTAGAGAGCTATTCTTCTATCCTTAAGGAGAGGGAAGGAATTGTCTTTCACGTGGATGCAGTGCAGGGTTTTGGCAAATTGCCAATTCATCCCCGCGACTTTTTCATCGATCTGCTTACCATAAGCGCCCATAAACTTCACGGGCCTAAAGGAGTGGGGGCGCTTTATGTTCGGGACGCCTTACAAATCAAATCTTTACTAGTAGGAGGAGAGCAGGAAGGGAACCGGAGGGCGGGAACGGAGAACGTTCCCGGAATTGTAGGATTAGGGAAGGCGGCTGAGCTGGCAGCCCGGAGAATGGAGGAAAAAGGGGACTATCTTTCGCGGCTGAAAGAGCGGCTGGTAAGGGGACTTTTGAAAATTCCCGGTACTCACTTCAATAGCCCTGGAGGGGCGAAAGGTTGTCCCCATATTTTAAATGTCTGGTTCGAGGGGATTGATCGGGGAGAAGTACTGGTACATATGCTGGAGAACCGCGGGATTTACGTTTCTACCCGCTCGGCTTGTCATTCGCGAAGGGCGAATCCCAGCCACGTACTGCAGGCGATGAAAAAGAAAGATGAGGCCCTGACGGGGGCTATCCGCATCAGCCTTTCTTACCAGAATACGGAGGAAGAGATGGAAGCGGCTGCGGAAGGGATTACAGAAGCAGTTAAGGAGTTTCGGGAATTGAAGGGGGCTGGTTGA
- the thiI gene encoding tRNA uracil 4-sulfurtransferase ThiI translates to MKKVLLVRYGEITLKGKNRAWFEDMLLKNVKRALADLPEREIKKGYGRLYVDLKDDLSEVVERLTRVFGIVSVSPAWVVPLDLEEIKKAALAELESWEGRSTFKVETRRPYKQFPFKSPEISRQVGGFLLSQTDGWTVDVNKPEVVISIEVRQEGGYVYSRVINGPGGLPVGVTGKGILLLSGGIDSPVAGWMGMKRGVEIIGLHFYSFPFTSERSKEKVLELCRVLARYGGKIKLYINHFTEIQKAIKKYCPEELYVTIMRRMMFRLAEVLAKKEGAMAILTGESLGQVASQTLESMRVINEVTSFPVLRPLIALDKVEIIEYARRIGTYDISIQPYEDCCTLFVPKHPATRPKPEKVKKAEEGLDISRLIEESLAKTEIVEIEARPV, encoded by the coding sequence ATGAAGAAGGTGCTTCTGGTCAGATACGGTGAGATCACATTGAAAGGGAAAAACCGCGCCTGGTTCGAAGACATGTTGCTTAAGAATGTCAAACGGGCGCTGGCAGATTTACCTGAAAGGGAAATAAAGAAAGGCTACGGTCGCCTATACGTGGATTTAAAAGATGACCTTTCAGAGGTCGTTGAGCGTCTTACCCGGGTCTTTGGCATTGTGTCGGTGAGTCCGGCATGGGTGGTGCCTCTGGATTTGGAGGAGATAAAAAAGGCGGCTCTGGCTGAGCTGGAAAGCTGGGAGGGCAGGTCTACATTTAAGGTGGAAACCCGACGGCCGTACAAACAGTTTCCCTTTAAAAGCCCGGAAATAAGCCGACAGGTAGGAGGCTTTTTGCTGAGCCAAACGGACGGGTGGACGGTGGATGTGAACAAACCCGAAGTAGTCATCAGCATCGAGGTACGGCAGGAGGGAGGTTACGTATATTCCCGGGTAATTAATGGACCGGGCGGACTTCCGGTAGGGGTAACCGGAAAAGGAATATTATTGCTTTCAGGGGGAATAGATAGCCCGGTAGCCGGCTGGATGGGGATGAAGCGAGGAGTAGAAATTATAGGCCTGCATTTCTACAGTTTCCCCTTCACCAGTGAACGTTCGAAAGAAAAGGTTCTGGAACTGTGCCGGGTGTTGGCCCGCTACGGCGGAAAAATAAAACTTTATATAAATCATTTTACGGAAATTCAGAAGGCCATAAAAAAATATTGTCCCGAGGAACTGTACGTTACCATCATGCGCCGGATGATGTTTCGCCTGGCCGAGGTTTTGGCCAAAAAAGAGGGTGCTATGGCCATTTTAACCGGGGAAAGTTTGGGGCAGGTGGCCAGCCAAACTTTGGAGAGTATGAGGGTCATCAACGAAGTGACCAGTTTTCCGGTACTGCGGCCCTTGATTGCTCTGGATAAGGTTGAGATAATAGAGTATGCCCGTCGCATAGGGACCTACGATATTTCCATCCAGCCATACGAGGACTGCTGTACTCTTTTTGTTCCCAAGCACCCTGCTACCCGTCCCAAGCCCGAAAAAGTGAAGAAAGCGGAAGAAGGGCTCGATATTTCACGGTTAATAGAGGAATCGCTGGCTAAAACCGAAATTGTGGAAATAGAAGCTCGGCCCGTTTAA
- a CDS encoding nicotinamide-nucleotide amidohydrolase family protein, with amino-acid sequence MKYSRLFKLCGITLSSVRGQTEDLTEKKAVNLFYEEREGDIYLQLTVEDPVDKVAEMNFAAAEELIRKRLAKYIYGTDNDTLEAAVGRLMAQRKITLAVAESCTGGLLAHRITNVPGSSAYFRLGVVAYDNRFKEEVLKVPRDFLAEFGAVSPQVARAMASGVRNLAGTTLGIGITGIAGPGGGTPTKPVGLVYICLDYGKNCQIEKLLLNGERVENKKASAHYALTMLYLHLNSWYFPR; translated from the coding sequence TTGAAGTATTCTCGTCTGTTTAAACTCTGCGGCATTACTCTTTCCTCAGTAAGAGGCCAAACGGAAGACTTAACAGAAAAAAAGGCGGTAAATTTATTTTATGAAGAGCGGGAAGGGGACATTTATCTGCAGCTAACCGTAGAAGATCCGGTAGATAAAGTCGCGGAAATGAATTTTGCCGCCGCGGAAGAACTCATCCGAAAACGGTTAGCTAAATATATCTACGGCACAGATAACGATACTCTAGAGGCAGCTGTAGGAAGGCTCATGGCTCAGCGCAAAATTACCTTGGCTGTAGCTGAATCGTGTACGGGAGGACTTTTAGCTCACCGAATCACCAACGTTCCGGGCAGTTCTGCCTATTTCCGCTTAGGGGTAGTAGCCTATGATAACCGCTTTAAAGAAGAGGTATTAAAAGTTCCCCGAGACTTCCTGGCCGAGTTCGGCGCGGTTAGTCCTCAAGTGGCCAGAGCTATGGCCAGCGGGGTACGAAATCTGGCGGGCACTACTTTAGGTATTGGAATTACCGGCATTGCCGGTCCCGGCGGTGGAACGCCCACAAAGCCGGTGGGGCTCGTCTATATCTGCCTTGATTATGGCAAAAATTGCCAAATAGAAAAATTGCTTTTAAACGGTGAACGAGTAGAAAATAAAAAGGCGTCGGCTCATTACGCTTTAACCATGTTGTACCTCCATCTGAACTCATGGTATTTCCCCAGGTGA
- a CDS encoding copper amine oxidase N-terminal domain-containing protein: MVVVSRRTVQTLLIIFWFFLSLPLLGFHSQTVSLWVEGKQVDVLLVIEQGHALMPLRAVMEKFGAKVDWNAELQRATVSYNGRLLELIIDYPYAYKNGVLYQLPAGARIIDQQIYAPLRFVAEAMNMEVEWVEDARSIHIREREGASGGAGFDNAEALQVFRAASQILYTIAWQRFARPEDYVRYMAMAWEEEVAHRFIQDWLVKDNNGNWFLTGYETDFPPPYLIVGGRLKEQQGDKAIIEVVYINFEGERTINFFQLTREKGYWKLKVPRPWTVPLYL, encoded by the coding sequence GTGGTTGTTGTTTCCCGGCGAACGGTTCAAACTCTTCTTATCATATTCTGGTTTTTCTTAAGTTTACCTCTCTTAGGTTTCCATAGTCAAACGGTTTCTCTATGGGTTGAAGGAAAGCAGGTTGATGTACTGTTGGTGATAGAGCAAGGCCATGCTCTTATGCCATTACGGGCTGTTATGGAGAAATTTGGTGCCAAAGTGGACTGGAACGCCGAGCTACAGAGAGCAACGGTTTCTTATAACGGGCGACTATTGGAACTAATTATAGATTATCCTTATGCCTATAAAAACGGAGTGCTGTATCAGCTTCCAGCCGGCGCTCGGATTATTGACCAGCAGATATACGCTCCTCTACGCTTTGTGGCTGAAGCTATGAACATGGAGGTAGAGTGGGTGGAAGATGCGCGGTCCATCCATATCCGAGAGAGGGAAGGAGCATCCGGGGGAGCAGGGTTTGATAATGCCGAAGCGCTCCAGGTCTTTAGAGCTGCATCGCAGATATTGTATACGATTGCATGGCAGCGTTTTGCCAGACCTGAGGATTATGTCCGGTATATGGCTATGGCCTGGGAGGAAGAAGTAGCCCATAGGTTTATTCAAGACTGGCTGGTTAAGGATAACAATGGGAACTGGTTTCTTACCGGTTATGAAACCGACTTTCCACCTCCATACTTGATCGTAGGTGGGAGGTTAAAGGAGCAACAGGGCGACAAGGCCATTATTGAGGTTGTTTATATAAACTTTGAAGGAGAGAGAACGATCAATTTTTTCCAATTGACCCGGGAAAAAGGCTACTGGAAATTAAAGGTACCGCGTCCTTGGACTGTTCCTTTATACCTTTAG